CCGCGTCGTGCGGATCGCCGGTGAGCAGGTACGCGGTCCGCACCAGGTGGTTCCAGCGTGCGGCCACGAACGACTGGAAATGAGCTTCTTGCTCGGCGTGCATCGGCACCCCCTTCGCCCTCTTGACCACCGTCCGGTCGGATTCGGTTGCCCGGCGAGGACGAGAGTTTTGACGCGGTCATGACTTCGGTGTCGAGGCGTCTCGCGGAACGTCTGCGTCAGCCTGCGTGTAACGGGCACAATTTCCGCGACCGCAGGACCGCCTCCGTACCACCCTCACCCCATGGAGCAGTTGGTGTCGTCGCAGGAAATCCCGATCACCCTCACCCCGCAACAGGCAACCCTCGGCGTGATCCTCAAGCACACCCTGCCGACGGGCCCCGCCCGCCTGCGCATCCCGCCCTGCCGCGACGGAGAACTCGTCCGTGTCCGGGTCGGGGCCGAGGAGGTGTTACTGCGGATCCGGGTGACCGGGGCCGCCGCTGCTCCGCCGCCGGGGCCCGCACCGACGGTGGTCACACCGGCCGCGTTCGGGCCGACGGCTTTCGGAACGCCCGGCCCGCCCGGCCCGCTCGGCCCGCCCGGACGGGCGCCCCGGTCCGGGACCCGTGGATGGCTGGTGGCGCTGGGCGTCGTACCGGCCCTGATCCTGGGCTTCGTCCTGCTGAACAGCGGCAAGGGCGACGGGGGCGGGGACGGGAGCGACAGCAAGGCCGCCGGTACTCCGTCGCCCTCGTACTCG
This genomic window from Streptomyces sp. NBC_01351 contains:
- a CDS encoding LppU/SCO3897 family protein, which encodes MEQLVSSQEIPITLTPQQATLGVILKHTLPTGPARLRIPPCRDGELVRVRVGAEEVLLRIRVTGAAAAPPPGPAPTVVTPAAFGPTAFGTPGPPGPLGPPGRAPRSGTRGWLVALGVVPALILGFVLLNSGKGDGGGDGSDSKAAGTPSPSYSTASPYPTYAPAPTPTYSATPTHEATTEPAAPDPVLPSSPAAPTPFDKGTCLNGELPDSTTAQRVSDVEEVPCSASDAHYRVIESIPMTSDLDQCNDNPKTEYAFSYRYTLNGAVINQYVYCLVGIGSYAR